TCTTTTTCTTTGTATATAACCCCACTTTTATATTCAGGGTTCTCAAAAAATTTATCTTCAAGTCCAAAGAAATAAATTCCATCTGGTTTCTTTTTTTGAACAACACCAAATCCTGTTAATTCGAATAAATTGGTTAGACCAGCTGCCATAGCTAAATATTCCTTATATACATATACTAATAGATAATTTTTTCCAACATGGATTGGGAAAGCAAACCAATCATTAGGATTTTCTAACTCTATTTTTTCTAAAATAGGGGAATCAATTACTTTAAATATTCCCTTTCTTTTGTTTGATTTGGTATAAAAAATAACTGGAGGTTCAAAAACTACTCCCCAAACAAATGGAACTTTGTATAAACTGTCTGCCCCATTTAATATATTCTCTTCAAATTTAGGGTAATCAATAGAAAATGCAACTTGTGCTGCACTTGGTAATTGCCTTAACACTTTAAGTCTATCATCAGAAATATTTATTAATATTTGCCTATAAAAATTAGTAATTAAACTTTTTAAATCTGTATTATTTTTTATTAAAATCATCTCTTTGTATATCTTTTTTATTCCATTAGCTACAAAATCATTTCTTTGAATCATAAATCTATGCTTATTTCTCCATAAATTATAAATACTTTCAACAAATTTTGTGATTTGATCCTTTTTATCACTTAATTTTGGGAAACTGTAAAAAGGCGATGCATCTATTTCATCTATTTTTTCAGCAGACAAAGCAAATAACATTTTTATTATTTGATCAATATCATATCTATCTTCAACCTCGACAGCATCTTCATTTTTTAAAAAGTTAGAAAAAAATGTAATTAAACTTTCTTTTCTTTCTTCTAAATCAGTTAAATATTCTATTATTAAATTTCTTAATATATTACTATGAATAATTTGAGCATTTGATAAATATGAAACATTACCGTTAATTAAAACTGTTCTAGACATAAAATCACCCCTTATCTTGTATTTCTATTTTGATTATACCACAAAATAACGGGATAGAGAAAATATTAATTTACTATAAAAATATTACATTATTTTAAATTAAAAATACAAAATTAAATGGTAAAATATTATGATAAATAATTATTAGGAGGTAATCAATATGTTTAGAATATTATTAAAGGGGAAAATTCATAGAGCTTCTGTTACAGAAAAAAATATTCATTATGAGGGTAGTGTAACTATTGATGAAGAGTTAATGGAATTAGCAGATATTGAAGAAAATGAGTTAGTTCAAATAGTTGATATAAATAATGGAGCTAGATTTGAAACATATGTAATTAAAGGACCAAGAGGTTCGAGAATTATAGGGTTAAATGGAGCTGCTGCTAGAATGGTTGAATTAGGAGATAAAGTAAT
The window above is part of the Marinitoga litoralis genome. Proteins encoded here:
- a CDS encoding ATPase, whose translation is MSRTVLINGNVSYLSNAQIIHSNILRNLIIEYLTDLEERKESLITFFSNFLKNEDAVEVEDRYDIDQIIKMLFALSAEKIDEIDASPFYSFPKLSDKKDQITKFVESIYNLWRNKHRFMIQRNDFVANGIKKIYKEMILIKNNTDLKSLITNFYRQILINISDDRLKVLRQLPSAAQVAFSIDYPKFEENILNGADSLYKVPFVWGVVFEPPVIFYTKSNKRKGIFKVIDSPILEKIELENPNDWFAFPIHVGKNYLLVYVYKEYLAMAAGLTNLFELTGFGVVQKKKPDGIYFFGLEDKFFENPEYKSGVIYKEKDGTYISLLGRDDELDYFGYMKKMILTNHNLKVIDEGNLPIHGALAEIILRNGKKANVMLMGDSGAGKSETLDALNRLSKEVSEVNILIDDMGSLEIDSNGNVVAFGTETGAFVRLDDLQPGYAYSAIDRSIFMNPNENNARVIVPYSNYKEIIKPTKIDYFLYANNYTKVENDDYLTFYDNCKTAYEIFAKGARMAKGTTAEVGLTYSYFANPFGAVQRKEKHEIIANKFLEQMIKTNVKVGEIKTQLGIQGFEEDGPILAAKALLKLINEQ
- the panD gene encoding aspartate 1-decarboxylase, giving the protein MFRILLKGKIHRASVTEKNIHYEGSVTIDEELMELADIEENELVQIVDINNGARFETYVIKGPRGSRIIGLNGAAARMVELGDKVIIMAYGLFSKEEKSNPKIVVVDDNNNPKMIKNHEEPRTEC